One genomic segment of Rhizorhabdus phycosphaerae includes these proteins:
- a CDS encoding AMP-dependent synthetase/ligase: MRSFERFPNLVTMFFTRAAEKGDAPFLWAKDGGQWHALSWAAVARRVASLAAALRAQGLKDGDRVVLVSENRPEFCIADLAIMAAGCVTVPTYTTNTERDHTHILENSGARAAIVSTAKLAQVLLPAIVRSSTCEFLVGMEPMPQTAVRTLDFATLAGDASADVEAAAATAADLRREDLACLIYTSGTGGAPRGVRQHHGAILCNVEGCLDIIQADFGWDEEVFLSFLPLSHAYEHSGGQFLPIGLGGQIYYAEGLEKLAANIEEVRPTIMVVVPRLFEMLRARLIKAVEKQGGIGKKLLDKAIELGTREKLRLTDYPYKLAIDALLKPKVQKRFGGRIKALVSGGAPLNPEVGQFFSSLGLTLLQGYGQTESGPVVSCNRPKVGIALDTVGPPMKGVEVRIAEDGEILIRGELVMAGYWRNEAETERVLKDGWLHSGDVGHLDEKGRLKITDRKKDLIVNDKGDNVAPQKLEGMLTLQPEIAQAMVSGDRRPYIVGLIVPDQEWLAGWAADRGLSPEMAKLRDNPDLHRALMAAVDRVNVDLSVIEKVRRIVIADEPFSIANEQMTPSLKNRRHAIRAVYGERIDALYRA; encoded by the coding sequence ATGCGTAGCTTCGAGCGTTTTCCCAACCTCGTCACCATGTTCTTCACGCGCGCAGCGGAGAAGGGCGACGCGCCCTTTCTCTGGGCCAAGGACGGCGGCCAATGGCATGCGCTGAGCTGGGCTGCGGTCGCCCGCCGCGTCGCCTCGCTCGCCGCCGCCCTGCGCGCGCAGGGCCTCAAGGACGGCGACCGCGTCGTGCTCGTCTCCGAGAACCGCCCCGAATTCTGTATCGCCGATCTGGCGATCATGGCCGCCGGCTGCGTCACGGTGCCGACCTACACGACCAATACCGAGCGCGACCACACCCATATCCTCGAGAACAGTGGCGCGCGCGCGGCGATCGTGTCGACCGCGAAGCTGGCGCAGGTGCTGTTGCCGGCGATCGTCCGTTCCTCGACCTGCGAGTTCCTGGTCGGCATGGAGCCGATGCCGCAGACCGCCGTCCGTACGCTCGACTTCGCCACGCTGGCCGGCGACGCGTCGGCCGATGTCGAGGCCGCCGCCGCGACCGCCGCCGACCTGCGCCGCGAAGACCTCGCCTGCCTGATCTACACCAGCGGCACTGGCGGCGCCCCGCGCGGCGTGCGCCAGCATCACGGCGCGATCCTGTGCAACGTCGAGGGCTGCCTCGACATCATCCAGGCGGATTTCGGCTGGGACGAGGAGGTGTTCCTGTCCTTCCTGCCGCTGAGCCACGCCTATGAACATTCGGGCGGACAATTCCTGCCGATCGGGCTCGGCGGGCAGATCTATTATGCCGAAGGGCTGGAGAAGCTCGCCGCCAATATCGAGGAAGTCCGCCCGACGATCATGGTCGTGGTCCCGCGCCTGTTCGAGATGCTGCGCGCGCGCCTGATCAAGGCCGTCGAGAAGCAGGGCGGGATCGGCAAGAAGCTGCTCGACAAGGCGATCGAACTCGGCACGCGCGAGAAACTGCGCCTGACCGACTATCCCTACAAGCTTGCGATCGACGCCTTGCTCAAGCCCAAGGTGCAGAAGCGGTTCGGCGGCCGGATCAAGGCGCTGGTGTCGGGCGGCGCCCCGCTCAATCCCGAGGTCGGCCAGTTCTTCTCCTCGCTCGGCCTGACCCTGCTGCAGGGCTATGGCCAGACCGAGTCCGGTCCGGTCGTCTCGTGCAACCGCCCGAAAGTCGGGATTGCGCTCGACACGGTCGGTCCGCCGATGAAAGGGGTCGAGGTCCGCATCGCCGAGGATGGCGAGATCCTGATCCGGGGCGAGCTGGTGATGGCCGGTTACTGGCGCAACGAGGCGGAAACCGAGCGCGTCCTGAAAGATGGATGGCTCCATTCGGGCGATGTCGGCCATCTCGACGAAAAGGGCCGCCTCAAGATCACCGATCGCAAGAAGGACCTGATCGTCAACGACAAGGGCGACAATGTCGCGCCGCAGAAGCTGGAAGGCATGCTGACGCTCCAGCCCGAGATCGCCCAGGCGATGGTCTCGGGCGACCGGCGGCCCTATATCGTCGGCCTGATCGTCCCCGACCAGGAATGGCTGGCCGGCTGGGCCGCCGATCGCGGCCTGTCACCCGAAATGGCGAAGCTGCGCGACAACCCCGATCTCCACCGCGCACTGATGGCAGCGGTCGACCGCGTCAACGTCGACCTGTCGGTGATCGAAAAGGTCCGCCGCATCGTGATCGCCGACGAGCCCTTCTCGATCGCCAACGAGCAGATGACCCCCTCGCTCAAGAACCGCCGCCACGCGATCCGCGCAGTCTATGGCGAACGAATCGACGCCTTGTACCGGGCATAG
- a CDS encoding asparagine synthase family protein translates to MSGQVTMLGGAIYNLGEIAAELAIDPATPAALIVDRLIEERGPAGLSRLDGDYVIARWSPESRTLFLASCPMGRASLCYAQTVDGIVAASSPSWLLAFPDVDAEPDTDALAMRLAKMESRVGDRTPWRAIRRLQPGQWLQWCRGSVRAGRFWSPEPRTTLRLRRDEDYVEAARERLDRAVASRCPSGTPVLSLLSAGLDSTAMVAAAARQHDAAVHTLTVRPDPNVPLLEPGPHHFGGEWDRLQPFLARYPQLRPHVRDARQPGLDLEYPGGPLQSRDWPFKRPYQVAWLGLPLTDLMREQGLSVLLSADAGNATMSYTGAYVVADQLKQGRLSAGWDNLVVPDRGWHARPRALWRQGIMPFFPRLQRFQRRLRGQSDYWWQEWSSIREDVARRLQFEEHDVPQWNTGSPDLDRQLELVDRFRNGMAHYSHFTQGQDWSWRDPYVDLALVEFCLSLPRDQYRRAGVTRLLARRALADRAPASIYEERRIGLQHSDWYGWMSLRRDWMAAEIDRIEQSTLASSVIDTQKMRAILDAWPATPEEASRFPMSHRLRNGLGDALRVGQFILMQEGSNA, encoded by the coding sequence ATGTCGGGGCAGGTCACCATGCTCGGGGGGGCGATTTACAATCTCGGGGAGATCGCGGCCGAGCTTGCCATCGACCCGGCTACGCCCGCTGCCCTGATCGTCGATCGGCTGATCGAAGAGCGAGGGCCGGCGGGCCTTTCCCGCCTCGATGGCGACTATGTGATAGCGCGCTGGTCTCCGGAAAGCCGGACATTGTTCCTGGCGAGCTGCCCCATGGGTCGGGCAAGCCTCTGCTATGCGCAGACCGTCGATGGGATCGTCGCAGCGAGTAGCCCCAGTTGGCTACTAGCCTTTCCGGACGTCGACGCCGAGCCGGACACCGACGCGCTGGCCATGCGATTGGCCAAGATGGAAAGCCGGGTCGGCGACCGGACCCCCTGGCGCGCGATACGTCGTCTCCAGCCCGGGCAGTGGCTGCAATGGTGTCGTGGATCGGTGCGGGCTGGCCGCTTCTGGTCTCCCGAGCCTCGCACGACACTCCGTCTGCGCCGGGACGAAGATTATGTCGAGGCCGCACGCGAACGTCTCGACCGCGCGGTCGCATCCCGTTGCCCGAGCGGAACCCCTGTCCTGAGCTTGCTTTCCGCCGGCCTCGATTCGACCGCGATGGTCGCCGCGGCCGCGCGGCAGCATGATGCGGCGGTCCACACGCTGACGGTCAGACCGGACCCGAATGTTCCTCTGCTTGAACCGGGGCCGCATCATTTCGGCGGCGAGTGGGATCGCCTCCAGCCCTTTCTGGCGCGCTATCCCCAGCTGAGGCCGCATGTCCGGGATGCGCGACAACCCGGCCTCGACCTGGAGTATCCCGGCGGACCGCTGCAAAGCCGCGACTGGCCGTTCAAGCGGCCTTATCAGGTCGCCTGGTTGGGGCTGCCGCTCACCGACCTGATGCGGGAACAGGGCTTGTCCGTGTTGCTCTCCGCCGATGCTGGCAACGCCACGATGAGCTATACTGGCGCCTATGTGGTAGCCGATCAGTTGAAACAGGGGCGTTTGTCGGCGGGGTGGGACAATCTGGTTGTACCCGATCGCGGATGGCACGCCCGGCCTCGCGCATTGTGGCGTCAGGGGATCATGCCTTTTTTCCCGCGCCTGCAGCGCTTTCAGCGCCGGTTGCGCGGCCAGTCGGACTATTGGTGGCAGGAATGGAGCAGCATTCGGGAGGATGTCGCACGTCGCCTACAGTTCGAGGAGCATGACGTTCCGCAATGGAATACCGGTTCGCCGGATCTCGACCGGCAATTGGAACTGGTCGACCGCTTCCGGAACGGCATGGCGCACTATTCGCATTTCACCCAGGGGCAGGACTGGTCGTGGCGCGATCCCTATGTCGATCTCGCGCTGGTCGAATTCTGCCTTTCTCTGCCCCGGGATCAATATCGCCGCGCTGGCGTCACTCGGCTGCTGGCCCGTCGGGCGCTGGCAGATCGCGCCCCGGCGTCGATCTACGAAGAACGTCGGATCGGTCTGCAGCATTCCGACTGGTATGGCTGGATGAGTTTGCGGCGCGACTGGATGGCTGCCGAGATCGATCGGATAGAGCAGTCCACTCTCGCCAGTTCGGTGATCGATACGCAAAAGATGCGGGCAATACTCGACGCATGGCCGGCCACGCCCGAGGAGGCGTCGCGTTTCCCCATGTCTCACAGGCTGCGCAATGGCCTCGGCGATGCGCTGCGGGTCGGCCAGTTCATTCTGATGCAGGAAGGCAGCAATGCCTGA
- the ggt gene encoding gamma-glutamyltransferase → MLHRALPILTALSLFLAPVAAPVAADAGTVAAAEPRAAAAGQEILRKGGSAADAAMAIMLALTVTEPMSSGIGGGGFLLHHDGKTGKLETVDGRETAPASAGHDRFLGADGKPLPYMQAVPGGYSVGIPGNIALMAETHKRWGKLPWAKLFEPAIRLAEQGYTLLPDNKPGPFAVQGTLAYRLKQFEKLWADFPEARAIYWKDGRPLTTGETVRNPALAATLRMIAAKGPDAFYKGEIASQISQAVGRSKRNPTTLTVGDLAGYRAKLRAPVCGSYRGHRICGMGLPSSGAITDLMMLGMLERFDLAKLGKDSPVAWHLIGEAMRLAYADRDAWLGDSDFVKVPVAGLLDPAYLAERSKLISPDKTLGTYLPGTPPGASPLAMTKAPAEQGTTHFVAVDDRGDIVSMTSTVEGPFGSSLVAGGFFLNNELTDFNEDPYDKGRLVPNHVQPGKRPLSSMAPTLVYGKDGKPWLALGSAGGRTIIMHALKAMIGTIDWGLPADQAIALPNIFFRGPALVVERNSPLEALVPGLTQLGETVSVGDIPSKLTILERGKTGWTGAADPRSPGVALSQ, encoded by the coding sequence ATGCTGCATCGCGCCCTCCCCATCCTCACCGCCCTTTCGCTCTTCCTCGCGCCGGTTGCGGCCCCGGTTGCGGCTGATGCCGGGACGGTCGCCGCCGCCGAACCGCGCGCCGCCGCCGCAGGGCAGGAGATTTTGCGCAAGGGAGGCAGCGCGGCCGACGCCGCGATGGCGATCATGCTCGCGCTGACGGTGACCGAACCCATGTCCTCGGGCATCGGTGGAGGCGGCTTCCTGCTCCATCATGACGGCAAGACCGGTAAACTCGAGACAGTCGACGGCCGCGAGACCGCCCCGGCCTCGGCCGGCCACGACCGTTTCCTCGGCGCCGACGGAAAGCCCCTGCCCTATATGCAGGCGGTGCCCGGCGGCTATTCGGTCGGCATTCCCGGCAATATCGCGCTGATGGCCGAGACGCACAAACGCTGGGGCAAGCTGCCCTGGGCCAAGCTGTTCGAACCCGCGATCCGTCTCGCCGAGCAGGGCTATACGCTGCTGCCCGACAACAAGCCTGGCCCGTTCGCGGTGCAGGGCACCCTCGCCTATCGCCTCAAGCAGTTCGAGAAGCTGTGGGCCGATTTCCCCGAAGCGCGCGCCATCTACTGGAAGGACGGGCGCCCGCTGACGACCGGCGAGACGGTGCGCAATCCCGCTCTGGCGGCGACGCTGCGAATGATCGCCGCCAAGGGGCCCGACGCCTTCTACAAGGGCGAGATTGCCAGCCAGATCAGCCAGGCCGTCGGACGATCGAAGCGCAACCCCACGACGCTGACGGTCGGCGATCTGGCGGGCTATCGCGCGAAGCTGCGCGCGCCCGTGTGCGGCAGCTATCGCGGACATCGCATCTGCGGGATGGGCCTGCCTTCGTCGGGTGCGATCACCGATCTGATGATGCTCGGCATGCTCGAACGCTTCGATCTCGCCAAACTCGGCAAGGATTCGCCGGTCGCCTGGCATCTGATCGGCGAGGCGATGCGGCTGGCCTATGCCGACCGCGATGCCTGGCTGGGCGATTCCGATTTCGTGAAGGTGCCCGTCGCCGGCCTGCTCGACCCCGCCTATCTGGCCGAGCGGTCGAAGCTGATTTCGCCCGACAAGACCCTCGGCACCTATCTCCCCGGCACGCCGCCGGGCGCTTCGCCGCTCGCGATGACCAAAGCCCCGGCCGAGCAAGGCACGACCCACTTCGTCGCAGTCGACGATCGAGGCGACATCGTCTCGATGACCTCGACCGTCGAAGGGCCGTTCGGCAGCTCGCTCGTCGCCGGCGGCTTCTTCCTCAACAACGAGCTGACCGACTTCAACGAGGATCCTTACGACAAGGGCCGCCTCGTCCCCAACCATGTTCAGCCGGGCAAACGGCCGCTGTCCTCGATGGCGCCGACGCTCGTCTACGGCAAGGACGGCAAGCCATGGCTGGCCCTCGGCTCGGCCGGTGGGCGCACGATCATCATGCATGCGCTGAAGGCAATGATCGGCACGATCGATTGGGGCCTGCCCGCCGATCAGGCGATCGCCCTGCCCAACATCTTCTTCCGAGGGCCCGCGCTGGTGGTCGAGCGCAACAGCCCGCTCGAGGCGCTGGTGCCCGGCCTCACCCAGCTGGGCGAGACGGTGAGCGTCGGCGACATACCGTCGAAGCTGACCATATTGGAGCGCGGCAAGACGGGCTGGACCGGCGCGGCCGATCCCCGCAGCCCGGGCGTCGCGTTGTCACAATAA
- a CDS encoding aspartyl/asparaginyl beta-hydroxylase produces MPDDDRLFMPVRAAPSGDGGTFLLRPVTADNFLFGLHGRPPAEHPDTAQVRQVRVVDHAPSGTVLPPLLSIWHLTRCGSTLTARMLSRIASLQVTDEPGAVVDICGAFWSLVPQDRRMAALRTAVRSIGQRIAPEARHLVIKQSLRSSRDVDLFTILYPDMRRLLLIRDPLEILVSNLKGPPGWLKLRDAVWSPLLSGIGLAAQRDLSDGEFIARCLGRAFTAMADMVETDPAGWLVIDYADLPQAVITRLLPHLGILPTEAELAAMQEETRLKAWSRSGRTAFRDDRAEKHAAVTPEIRALCDRFLREPWQRMARFA; encoded by the coding sequence ATGCCTGACGACGACCGCCTCTTCATGCCGGTAAGGGCGGCACCGTCGGGTGACGGTGGCACCTTCCTGCTGAGACCAGTGACGGCGGACAATTTTCTGTTCGGGCTGCATGGGCGGCCGCCGGCCGAGCATCCCGATACGGCGCAGGTTCGTCAGGTTCGGGTCGTCGACCATGCGCCATCGGGCACCGTGCTGCCGCCGCTGCTGTCGATTTGGCACCTCACCCGCTGCGGATCGACGCTTACCGCCCGGATGCTGTCGCGGATAGCCAGTCTCCAGGTGACTGACGAACCTGGGGCGGTCGTCGATATATGCGGCGCCTTCTGGAGTCTCGTACCGCAGGATCGACGCATGGCGGCGCTCAGGACGGCTGTGCGATCGATCGGCCAGCGGATTGCGCCCGAGGCGCGCCACCTGGTGATCAAGCAGTCGCTGCGCAGTTCCCGCGACGTCGATCTGTTCACGATTCTCTACCCGGACATGCGGCGATTGCTCCTCATCCGCGACCCGCTGGAAATTCTCGTATCCAATCTGAAAGGCCCTCCCGGCTGGCTGAAACTGCGCGATGCCGTCTGGTCGCCGCTCCTGTCCGGAATCGGCCTCGCCGCGCAGCGGGACCTGAGCGACGGCGAGTTTATCGCGCGCTGCCTGGGTCGGGCGTTCACTGCGATGGCGGACATGGTCGAAACCGATCCCGCAGGCTGGCTGGTGATCGACTATGCGGACCTGCCGCAGGCGGTGATCACCAGGCTGCTCCCGCATCTGGGTATCTTGCCCACCGAAGCCGAACTGGCAGCCATGCAGGAGGAGACTCGCCTGAAAGCATGGAGTCGAAGCGGCCGCACGGCCTTCCGCGACGATCGTGCCGAAAAGCATGCCGCGGTGACTCCCGAGATTCGCGCGCTCTGTGATCGCTTCCTGCGCGAACCGTGGCAGCGCATGGCACGGTTTGCATGA
- a CDS encoding putative 2OG-Fe(II) oxygenase yields the protein MTGSVTADPIATARKAGFLLLRGDIAAAAALCLHMQREDANLEAFPALVDLLCWARPRETLYPLVAALVAAGFANPRSFDLLAASAIWAGERAAARALMDSERFLSITWLDGPDAPELPLLAKELSGDLDYYARPQGRSIRDGWRRNHLEAVDSPLLQAMLQRLRVAAEAYVEGLGDDAAHPFLRSRPAAFGLRAWSVVSGADTRHLSHLHATSWMNGVYYVAVPDAVADAEARRGWLRVGPAAGRGFDAAAGWDEHWIRPEPGMVVMMPSHFSHETVALGCDDRRICVAFELYPLVSSGPSQPPDPMPGTRRRFVRHRLRGSRGGGS from the coding sequence ATGACAGGCAGCGTGACGGCCGATCCGATCGCCACGGCCCGCAAGGCCGGCTTTCTGCTGTTGCGGGGCGACATCGCCGCAGCCGCTGCGCTATGCCTCCACATGCAACGGGAAGATGCCAATCTCGAAGCCTTTCCCGCCCTGGTCGACCTGTTGTGTTGGGCGCGTCCCCGCGAGACGCTCTATCCGCTTGTGGCGGCGCTCGTGGCGGCAGGTTTCGCCAATCCCCGAAGCTTCGATCTTCTGGCGGCGTCCGCGATCTGGGCGGGCGAGCGCGCCGCCGCTCGCGCCCTGATGGACTCGGAGCGTTTTCTGTCGATCACCTGGCTGGACGGCCCCGACGCCCCGGAACTCCCTCTGCTCGCCAAGGAGTTGAGCGGTGATCTCGACTATTATGCGCGGCCGCAGGGGCGCTCGATTCGCGACGGGTGGCGACGCAATCACCTCGAGGCGGTCGATAGCCCGCTGTTGCAGGCCATGCTCCAGCGGCTGCGTGTGGCAGCGGAAGCCTATGTGGAAGGCTTGGGAGACGACGCTGCCCATCCGTTTCTCCGGTCGCGCCCGGCCGCCTTCGGATTGCGCGCGTGGAGCGTCGTTTCCGGCGCAGACACGCGCCACCTGTCCCACCTCCACGCCACGAGCTGGATGAACGGGGTCTATTATGTTGCCGTACCCGATGCGGTGGCGGACGCCGAGGCGCGGCGAGGATGGCTGCGCGTCGGGCCGGCGGCCGGGCGCGGCTTCGACGCGGCGGCGGGTTGGGATGAGCACTGGATCCGGCCGGAACCGGGCATGGTCGTGATGATGCCCAGCCATTTCAGCCATGAGACGGTAGCGCTCGGCTGCGACGACCGGCGCATCTGCGTCGCCTTCGAGCTCTATCCGCTGGTCAGCTCAGGGCCCTCCCAGCCCCCGGATCCTATGCCCGGTACAAGGCGTCGATTCGTTCGCCATAGACTGCGCGGATCGCGTGGCGGCGGTTCTTGA
- a CDS encoding quinone-dependent dihydroorotate dehydrogenase, with amino-acid sequence MSLYAAFRPLLFTLEAERAHRATIRALRLKPRGAPAADDPRLASTVAGLRFPNPVGLAAGFDKDAQVPDAILSLGFGFAEVGTLTPFPQAGNPRPRLFRLIEDRAVINRMGFNNGGQAAAFERLLRRNDRPGIVGVNIGANKDAADRIADYANGVRVMAGVARYLTVNISSPNTPGLRALQDRGALTELLAAVMEARPAGGPPVFLKVAPDLEPADIDDIAEIAGEFRLDGLIVSNTTISRPPLRSRHAQETGGLSGAPLHDLAARRLSDFRNATGGTMPLIAAGGIASAEDAYARIRAGASLVQLYSALVYEGPGLARRINRGLAALLKRDGCASVADAVGRG; translated from the coding sequence ATGTCTCTCTACGCCGCCTTCCGCCCGCTCCTGTTCACCCTCGAAGCCGAACGCGCGCACCGGGCGACGATCCGGGCACTGCGGCTGAAGCCGCGCGGCGCCCCGGCGGCAGACGACCCCCGTCTCGCCAGCACAGTGGCGGGGCTGCGCTTCCCCAATCCGGTCGGTCTCGCCGCAGGCTTCGACAAGGACGCACAGGTCCCCGACGCCATTCTCTCACTGGGCTTCGGCTTTGCCGAAGTGGGCACGCTCACCCCCTTCCCCCAGGCCGGCAATCCCCGCCCCCGCCTGTTCCGCCTGATCGAGGACCGGGCCGTCATCAACCGCATGGGATTCAACAATGGCGGCCAGGCGGCGGCGTTCGAGCGCCTGCTCCGCCGCAACGACCGGCCGGGCATCGTCGGGGTGAACATCGGCGCCAACAAGGATGCCGCCGATCGCATCGCCGATTATGCCAATGGCGTGCGGGTGATGGCGGGGGTGGCGCGCTACCTGACGGTCAACATCTCCTCGCCCAACACGCCCGGACTGCGCGCATTGCAGGATCGCGGAGCGCTCACGGAACTGCTGGCCGCCGTCATGGAGGCCCGCCCCGCCGGCGGCCCGCCGGTCTTCCTGAAGGTGGCGCCCGATCTCGAGCCCGCCGACATCGACGACATCGCCGAGATCGCGGGCGAGTTTCGCCTCGACGGCCTGATCGTGTCGAACACCACCATTTCGCGCCCGCCGCTCCGCTCGCGCCATGCGCAGGAGACCGGCGGCCTGTCGGGAGCGCCGTTGCACGATCTTGCCGCGCGCCGCCTTTCCGATTTCCGCAACGCGACCGGCGGCACGATGCCGCTGATCGCCGCAGGTGGCATCGCCTCGGCCGAGGATGCCTATGCCCGGATCCGCGCAGGGGCGAGCCTGGTGCAGCTTTATTCGGCGCTCGTCTATGAAGGTCCGGGCCTCGCCCGCCGGATCAATCGGGGTCTCGCCGCGCTGCTGAAGCGCGACGGCTGCGCTTCGGTCGCGGATGCCGTCGGGCGGGGCTGA
- a CDS encoding TonB-dependent receptor yields the protein MRSLSRLHLSLLTASAIVALAAPASAQSVPTTAPDAEADAEADAGDAGGLNEIVVTATKRETDLQKTPIAISVLSTEALKERHVQSLLDLGDGTIPGLRVATFEARQSALTIGIRGIVPLDANQPAREQGVGVYIDGVYLGRQQGLNAAMMDVERVEVLKGPQGTLFGRNTEGGAVSMVTRAPSGQFGFRGSAGIGNYGSYTADGHLDLPTFANISLKFDGAVQSRGATVKNPLPGNVGWNYYDRKGYRAAARWQPSPDFTADYAYDYSLDKNSPFYSQLLNYNPLGRTVVAPGATVGAGQIAPLAPIVVVSDKRMKVADIGVPQQPSVDRSFGHTLHLSWKPSDALELRSITAYREVEVEQWDNSGGAHRVPVFTPNGNFSRYSLAGLWQHQISQEFQAVGSLGRVDYVGGLYYFHEKASDDASTPSSNKWNASGTGYTINDPTPTIRGFRSIDRASTAWSTSYAAYGQATYTPDMAGDSIHITLGGRYTHDAKHGELTKVNNVATNFTFREKNDRFDPMATVAWEAAQDVNLYAKFATGYRAGGASSRSLTYRSFGPEKVKSYEIGAKTELFDRHLRLNVAGYIMDRTGSQIDFSLVTPQANGSTRNTLETINAPGTTRIRGIEVEATAKLFEGLTVSGSYAYTYTKIPPTLNPFSNVIQPVFIVFTPRNAAAGSIDYELPVPVGTLRVHFDANYAQATQTFDQFALKADSSFIANGRISLADIDLKRGDAKLTVSLWSRNLFNEQYIYRRDPSNRATLGDYGNFNEPRTYGVQGSISF from the coding sequence ATGCGTTCTCTCTCCCGACTCCACCTGAGCCTTCTGACGGCCAGCGCGATTGTGGCGCTTGCGGCGCCGGCCTCGGCGCAGTCCGTTCCCACTACCGCGCCCGATGCAGAGGCCGATGCAGAGGCCGATGCGGGAGATGCAGGCGGCCTGAACGAGATCGTCGTCACCGCGACCAAGCGCGAAACCGATCTGCAGAAGACGCCGATCGCGATTTCGGTGCTCAGCACCGAAGCGCTGAAAGAGCGCCATGTGCAGAGCCTGCTCGATCTGGGCGACGGCACGATCCCGGGCCTGCGCGTGGCGACCTTCGAAGCTCGCCAGTCGGCGCTGACGATCGGCATTCGCGGCATCGTGCCGCTCGACGCCAACCAGCCCGCCCGCGAACAGGGCGTCGGCGTCTATATCGACGGCGTCTATCTGGGGCGCCAGCAAGGCCTAAACGCCGCGATGATGGACGTCGAGCGAGTCGAGGTGCTCAAGGGTCCGCAGGGCACGCTGTTCGGACGCAACACCGAGGGCGGCGCCGTCAGCATGGTCACGCGCGCGCCATCGGGGCAGTTCGGCTTTCGCGGTTCGGCCGGCATCGGCAATTATGGCAGCTACACCGCCGACGGCCATCTCGACCTGCCGACCTTCGCGAACATCTCGCTGAAGTTCGACGGCGCGGTCCAGTCGCGCGGCGCGACCGTCAAGAACCCGCTGCCGGGCAATGTCGGCTGGAACTATTATGACCGGAAGGGCTATCGCGCCGCCGCCCGTTGGCAGCCGAGCCCCGATTTCACCGCCGACTATGCCTATGACTACAGCCTCGACAAAAACTCGCCCTTCTACAGCCAGCTGCTGAACTACAACCCGCTCGGCCGCACCGTGGTAGCCCCGGGCGCCACGGTCGGCGCGGGCCAGATCGCGCCGCTCGCCCCGATCGTCGTCGTCAGCGACAAGCGGATGAAGGTCGCCGACATCGGGGTTCCCCAGCAGCCGAGCGTCGACCGCAGCTTCGGCCACACGCTCCATCTGAGCTGGAAGCCATCCGACGCGCTCGAACTGCGGTCGATCACCGCCTATCGCGAGGTCGAGGTCGAGCAGTGGGACAATAGCGGCGGCGCACACCGCGTCCCCGTCTTCACCCCCAACGGCAATTTCAGCCGCTATTCGCTGGCCGGCCTGTGGCAGCACCAGATCAGCCAGGAGTTCCAGGCGGTCGGCAGCCTCGGCCGGGTCGATTATGTCGGCGGCCTCTATTATTTCCACGAGAAGGCCAGCGACGACGCCTCGACGCCGAGCAGCAACAAGTGGAACGCGAGCGGCACCGGCTACACGATCAACGATCCGACGCCCACCATCCGCGGCTTCCGCTCGATCGACCGCGCCAGCACCGCCTGGTCGACCAGCTATGCCGCCTATGGCCAGGCGACCTACACGCCCGACATGGCGGGCGACAGCATTCACATCACGCTGGGCGGCCGCTACACCCACGACGCGAAGCATGGCGAGCTGACCAAGGTCAACAATGTCGCCACCAACTTCACCTTCCGCGAGAAGAACGACCGCTTCGACCCGATGGCGACCGTGGCGTGGGAGGCAGCGCAGGACGTCAATCTCTACGCCAAGTTCGCGACCGGCTATCGCGCCGGGGGCGCCAGCTCGCGCTCGCTCACCTATCGCTCCTTCGGCCCGGAGAAGGTGAAGTCCTACGAGATCGGCGCCAAGACCGAGCTGTTCGACCGCCATCTGCGGCTGAACGTCGCGGGCTACATCATGGATCGTACCGGCAGCCAGATCGACTTCAGCCTGGTCACCCCGCAGGCGAACGGATCGACCCGCAACACGCTCGAGACGATCAACGCGCCGGGTACGACCCGCATCCGCGGCATTGAGGTCGAGGCGACGGCCAAGCTGTTCGAGGGCCTGACCGTGAGCGGCAGCTATGCCTATACCTACACCAAGATCCCGCCGACGCTGAACCCCTTCTCGAACGTGATCCAGCCGGTCTTCATCGTGTTCACGCCGCGCAACGCGGCCGCCGGCTCGATCGACTATGAGCTGCCGGTGCCGGTCGGCACGCTGCGCGTCCACTTCGACGCCAATTATGCGCAGGCGACGCAGACCTTCGACCAGTTCGCGCTGAAGGCCGACTCCTCCTTCATCGCCAATGGCCGCATCTCGCTTGCCGACATCGATCTCAAGCGCGGCGATGCGAAGCTCACCGTCTCGCTGTGGAGCCGTAACCTGTTCAACGAACAATATATCTATCGCCGTGACCCGTCCAACCGGGCCACGCTGGGCGACTATGGCAATTTCAACGAGCCACGCACCTATGGCGTGCAGGGCAGCATAAGCTTCTGA